In Melospiza melodia melodia isolate bMelMel2 chromosome 20, bMelMel2.pri, whole genome shotgun sequence, a single genomic region encodes these proteins:
- the ARL6IP4 gene encoding ADP-ribosylation factor-like protein 6-interacting protein 4 isoform X3, translating to MAHGRSRKRSRSRSRSGSRSRQERKEKKRRKSSKDSQQGSSSPLRKRISGSHGHSSSLAAAREEKKKEGKDKKKRKASTSSSGTSSSTSSSSSSSSSSSSSDDSSDSDSKVKKSQDSKKKRVKQKDKKKRKKKKKKIKKKSKKKAKEKAKEEKAKGEEVPGPSLEQWQKESVVDSGPALTDEQKSRIQAMKPMTKEEWDARQSVIRRVLDPETGRTRLIKGDGEVLEEIVSKERHKEINKDFASSD from the exons ATGGCCCACGGGCGCTCGCGGAAGCGCTCGCGGAGCCGGAGCAGAAGCGGCTCCCGGAGCAggcaggagaggaaggagaagaaaaggaggaagagcagcaaggactcgcagcagggcagcagctctccACTGAGGAAGAGGATCTCTGGCTCTCAtggacacagctccagcctggcagcgGCCAGGGAAG aaaagaagaaggaaggaaaggacaaAAAGAAGAGGAAGGCCAGTACCTCTTCCTCTGGGACGTCTTCGTCCACTAgctcttcctcatcttcctcttcctccagctCCTCTTCTGATGACTCCAGTGACAGCGACTCCAAAGTGAAGAAAAGTCAAGACAGCAAAAAAAAGCGAGTgaaacagaaagacaaaaagaagaggaagaagaagaagaaaaaaataaagaagaaatcaAAGAAGAAGGCAAAGGAGAAGGCTAAGGAGGAGAAAGCCAAGGGAGAAGAGGTGCCTGGCCCCTCGCTGGAGCAGTGGCAGAAGGAGTCAGTGGTGGACTCTGGGCCAG ctctgacagatgagCAGAAGTCCCGGATCCAGGCCATGAAGCCAATGACAAAGGAGGAGTGGGATGCGAGGCAGAGCGTCATCAGGAGAGTGCTGGATCCTGAGACAGGGAGAACCAG GCTCATTAAGGGGGACGGGGAAGTCCTGGAAGAAATCGTCAGCAAGGAGAGACACAAGGAGATTAACAAG GATTTCGCCTCATCTGACTGA
- the OGFOD2 gene encoding 2-oxoglutarate and iron-dependent oxygenase domain-containing protein 2 isoform X2, protein MPKGRPNTMNNYGVLLSELGMDERLLTPLRERLRPLTALLYPELGGAGLDSHRAFAVKYALHQDLDLSFHYDNAEVTLNVSLGKEFTEGNLYFGEFSEDPSPVPRYIEVEHVCGRGLLHRGGQMHGALPIASGERWNLIVWMRSSAVRNRLCPMCRRKPELVPAEGFGDGFTEGEEQPGTVSVCALG, encoded by the exons ATGCCTAAGGGCAGGCCCAACACCATGAACAACTACGGG GTTCTGCTCAGCGAGCTGGGCATGGACGAGCGGCTCCTGACgccgctgcgggagcggctgcggccGCTGACGGCGCTGCTGTACCCGGAGCTGGGCGGGGCCGGCCTCGACAGCCACAGAGCCTTCGCCGTCAAGTACGCCCTGCACCAGGACCTGGACCTCAGCTTCCACTACGACAACGCCGAGGTCACCTTGaacgtttccctgggaaaagaatTCACAGAGGGAAATTTGTACTTTGGGGAGTTCAGCGAG gaccccagcccggtgccccgGTACATCGAGGTGGAGCACGTGTGTGGCCGGGGGCTGCTGCACCGAGGGGGGCAGATGCACGGGGCGCTGCCCATCGCCTCGGGGGAGCGCTGGAACCTCATCGTGTGGATGAGATCGTCGGCCGTGCGCAACCGCCTCTGCCCCATGTGCCGCAGGAAACCCGAGCTGGTGCCGGCCGAGGGCTTCGGGGACGGCTTCACCGAGGGGGAGGAGCAGCCCGGGACCGTCAGTGTCTGTGCCCTGGGCTAG
- the ARL6IP4 gene encoding ADP-ribosylation factor-like protein 6-interacting protein 4 isoform X2, which yields MAHGRSRKRSRSRSRSGSRSRQERKEKKRRKSSKDSQQGSSSPLRKRISGSHGHSSSLAAAREEKKKEGKDKKKRKASTSSSGTSSSTSSSSSSSSSSSSSDDSSDSDSKVKKSQDSKKKRVKQKDKKKRKKKKKKIKKKSKKKAKEKAKEEKAKGEEVPGPSLEQWQKESVVDSGPALTDEQKSRIQAMKPMTKEEWDARQSVIRRVLDPETGRTRLIKGDGEVLEEIVSKERHKEINKQATRGDGLAFQVRTGMLQ from the exons ATGGCCCACGGGCGCTCGCGGAAGCGCTCGCGGAGCCGGAGCAGAAGCGGCTCCCGGAGCAggcaggagaggaaggagaagaaaaggaggaagagcagcaaggactcgcagcagggcagcagctctccACTGAGGAAGAGGATCTCTGGCTCTCAtggacacagctccagcctggcagcgGCCAGGGAAG aaaagaagaaggaaggaaaggacaaAAAGAAGAGGAAGGCCAGTACCTCTTCCTCTGGGACGTCTTCGTCCACTAgctcttcctcatcttcctcttcctccagctCCTCTTCTGATGACTCCAGTGACAGCGACTCCAAAGTGAAGAAAAGTCAAGACAGCAAAAAAAAGCGAGTgaaacagaaagacaaaaagaagaggaagaagaagaagaaaaaaataaagaagaaatcaAAGAAGAAGGCAAAGGAGAAGGCTAAGGAGGAGAAAGCCAAGGGAGAAGAGGTGCCTGGCCCCTCGCTGGAGCAGTGGCAGAAGGAGTCAGTGGTGGACTCTGGGCCAG ctctgacagatgagCAGAAGTCCCGGATCCAGGCCATGAAGCCAATGACAAAGGAGGAGTGGGATGCGAGGCAGAGCGTCATCAGGAGAGTGCTGGATCCTGAGACAGGGAGAACCAG GCTCATTAAGGGGGACGGGGAAGTCCTGGAAGAAATCGTCAGCAAGGAGAGACACAAGGAGATTAACAAG CAAGCCACCCGTGGGGATGGGCTGGCCTTCCAGGTGAGGACAGGGATGCTGCAGTGA
- the ARL6IP4 gene encoding ADP-ribosylation factor-like protein 6-interacting protein 4 isoform X1 has product MAHGRSRKRSRSRSRSGSRSRQERKEKKRRKSSKDSQQGSSSPLRKRISGSHGHSSSLAAAREEKKKEGKDKKKRKASTSSSGTSSSTSSSSSSSSSSSSSDDSSDSDSKVKKSQDSKKKRVKQKDKKKRKKKKKKIKKKSKKKAKEKAKEEKAKGEEVPGPSLEQWQKESVVDSGPALTDEQKSRIQAMKPMTKEEWDARQSVIRRVLDPETGRTRLIKGDGEVLEEIVSKERHKEINKCGFCFRGMSARWGRLRIERWRRGWTELVRKNLVASLFPGNCTHLPGSYCSNKGPALQLLLRVGSVQWQRMGARGRTRARFKKLNKG; this is encoded by the exons ATGGCCCACGGGCGCTCGCGGAAGCGCTCGCGGAGCCGGAGCAGAAGCGGCTCCCGGAGCAggcaggagaggaaggagaagaaaaggaggaagagcagcaaggactcgcagcagggcagcagctctccACTGAGGAAGAGGATCTCTGGCTCTCAtggacacagctccagcctggcagcgGCCAGGGAAG aaaagaagaaggaaggaaaggacaaAAAGAAGAGGAAGGCCAGTACCTCTTCCTCTGGGACGTCTTCGTCCACTAgctcttcctcatcttcctcttcctccagctCCTCTTCTGATGACTCCAGTGACAGCGACTCCAAAGTGAAGAAAAGTCAAGACAGCAAAAAAAAGCGAGTgaaacagaaagacaaaaagaagaggaagaagaagaagaaaaaaataaagaagaaatcaAAGAAGAAGGCAAAGGAGAAGGCTAAGGAGGAGAAAGCCAAGGGAGAAGAGGTGCCTGGCCCCTCGCTGGAGCAGTGGCAGAAGGAGTCAGTGGTGGACTCTGGGCCAG ctctgacagatgagCAGAAGTCCCGGATCCAGGCCATGAAGCCAATGACAAAGGAGGAGTGGGATGCGAGGCAGAGCGTCATCAGGAGAGTGCTGGATCCTGAGACAGGGAGAACCAG GCTCATTAAGGGGGACGGGGAAGTCCTGGAAGAAATCGTCAGCAAGGAGAGACACAAGGAGATTAACAAG TGTGGATTCTGCTTCAGAGGGATGAGTGCCAGATGGGGGCGGCTGAGGATTGAGCGATGGCGACGGGGATGGACTGAGTTGGTGAGGAAAAACTTAGTGGCATCATTATTTCCTGGTAACTGCACCCACCTCCCAGGGAGTTATTGCAGCAATAAAGGCCCTGCTCTACAATTGCTTCTCCGTGTTGGATCCGTACAATGGCAACGGATGGGGGCCAGGGGAAGGACCCGGGCGAGGTTCAAGAAGCTCAACAAAGGATGA